A window of Rhinatrema bivittatum chromosome 2, aRhiBiv1.1, whole genome shotgun sequence contains these coding sequences:
- the LOC115085922 gene encoding gastrula zinc finger protein XlCGF57.1-like, producing MEGMQEVLSVEGSVFQVPVTFEDIAVYFSQEEWEDLEEQQKELYRDVMKENYETLISLGSGSLIVTPDIISHIERGEEPYIRDEPGSEERGTGRSSCSENDDLRKNNTETHLCELSENLNRNKLISERDGEDNSSCSDLGEKCRHHYKSEKKQRNSTADSAEHSVMYEQSASNITHIAEEQRNRTTEQRYLFDVCGIFHRDSVTLKSQQTSHIEERPCTCTGNIFIQKEQEQQKIHTQETLFMCFECTKGNSMKGELMQNRKIITTKSSLPKYQQSSPEEKVLFCTECGKSLNQKVKFTKHQKTYPRERSISCNEFNKSISEKKAFTEHQKMHTGKRSSLCDLSEKCFRQKAALTELQKIHKAERHFTCIECGKSFNRKTNLRTHLKIHAGLKPFTCAECGKSFSQKIHLTDHQRVHTGVKPFPCAECGKSFSQKTYLTKHKKIHTGERSFSCTDCDKSFFQKNALTRHKKIHTGERPFSCSQCEKRFISKGMLIAHQKIHSGERPFSCSECNKSFFQKSVLTRHQIIHTGERRFSCNECNKSFFQKTHLKRHQKTHTGLTEKNFQAHLDMLPVYITPYQLQMEALFSTIQVLRRTLTVDLRD from the exons GATCAGGCTCTCTGATTGTCACTCCTGATATTATCTCCCACATTGAACGAGGAGAAGAGCCGTACATCAGGGACGAGCCGGGATCAGAGGAAAGAGGAACTGGGagaagcagctgctcag AAAATGATGATCTCAGGAAAAATAATACAGAGACACATCTCTGTGAGCTCAGTGAGAATCTGAATAGAAACAAGTTGATATCGGAAAGGGATGGAGAGGACAATTCTTCGTGTTCTGACTTGGGCGAAAAGTGCAGACATCACTATAAatcagaaaagaagcaaagaaattcaACAGCAGACTCAGCTGAACATTCTGTTATGTATGAGCAAAGTGCCAGTAATATCACACACATAGCAGAAGAGCAGAGAAACCGGACAACGGAACAAAGATATTTATTTGATGTATGTGGGATATTCCACAGGGATTCTGTAACTTTGAAATCACAGCAGACATCTCATATTGAAGAGAGACCATGTACATGTACAGGGAACATCTTCATTCAGAAAGAACAGGAACAACAGAAAATCCACACACAAGAGACACTTTTTATGTGTTTTGAGTGCACAAAAGGCAACAGTATGAAAGGCGAACTAATGCAAAATCGGAAAATCATTACTACTAAATCAAGCCTCCCAAAATACCAGCAAAGCAGTCCAGAAGAAAAAGTACTTTTCTGTACAGAATGTGGCAAAAGCTTGAATCAGAAAGTAAAATTCACAAAACACCAAaaaacctacccaagagaaagaTCAATTTCATGTAATGAATTTAATAAAagtatttcagaaaaaaaagccTTCACAGAGCACCAAAAAATGCACACTGGTAAGAGATCATCGCTATGTGATTTATCTGAAAAATGCTTCAGACAGAAGGCAGCCCTCACGGAGCTCCAAAAAATCCACAAAGCAGAAAGACATTTTACGTgtattgaatgtggtaaaagtttcaatcGGAAAACAAACCTCAGAACGCATCTGAAAATCCATGCAGGactgaaaccatttacatgtgctgagtgtggcaaaagcttcagtcagaagaTCCACCTCACAGACCACCAGAGAGTCCACACCGGAGTGAAACCATTCCCATgtgctgagtgtggtaaaagcttttctCAAAAGACATATCTCACGAAGCATAAGAAAATTCACACCGGCGAAAGATCTTTTTCATGTACTGATTGTGATAAAAGCTTCTTTCAGAAGAATGCTCTGACAAGACATAAAAAAATCCACACTGGTGAGAGGCCATTTTCCTGTTCTCAGTGTGAGAAAAGGTTCATTAGCAAGGGAATGCTGATAGCTCACCAGAAGATTCActcaggagagagaccattttcatgtagtgaatgtaataaaagtttcTTTCAGAAAAGTGTCCTCACAAGACATCAAATAATCCACACTGGCGAGAGGCGATTTTCTTGtaatgaatgtaataaaagcttttttcagAAGACTCACCTCAAAAGACACCAGAAAACCCACACAGGCCTAACTGAAAAGAATTTCCAAgctcaccttgatatgttgcctgtgtATATTACACCCTATCAGCTCCAAATGGAAGCTCTTTTTAGCACAATACAAGTTTTAAGAAGAACATTAACAGTAGACTTGAGAGACTGA